The proteins below come from a single Psychrobacter sp. FDAARGOS_221 genomic window:
- the infB gene encoding translation initiation factor IF-2: MADKTVKELADMVSKTVSAVQKQLTDAGLPARGEDDLVTELEQEQLVAYLKQSHGQKEKRRISLKSKTTSTARVTGSSGKSKSVNVEVRKKKVFEKPDPTKLAEEIAAREKAAAEAKQRAEEEAKKREQAKKEAEERQAATLAAMRANLGGGSSSGDTKEEVSTVVVKKGSKAAAAAKEAPKKKVAPTKPKVETEAERKAREAREAEEERLRQIEAETRRKQAEEAQKKTLEQMRKMAGKYEDKEPVAEVRKDEPLAEGLVGEALEESFEKERREIKRGSSGTATRGRRRKGQEEREIRNRKHGLKSTQASQHKFEKPVEKIVHDVEIPEHIVVSDLAQRMAVKAREVTKLLMKMGEIVSADEAIDQATASLIVEEMGHNPVPVSDTKVEDDLQEAVEERRSNVQARPPVVTIMGHVDHGKTSLLDKIRETKVATGEAGGITQHIGAYHVKTERGVITFLDTPGHAAFTAMRSRGAQATDIVVLVVAADDGMMPQTEEAIDHARASGTPIIVAINKMDKSTADPDRVLNDLTTKEVVTEEWGGDTPVAKISAKTGEGIDELLELINLQAELMELEAPTDGAAQGVVIESRLEKGRGAVASLLVKKGTLNQGDLVLAGEFYGKVRAMNDETGKRIKSAGPSIPVEILGLPDTPASGSEFLVVSDEKKAREVAEFRANREREQQLERQNKMRLESMFEQMGQDDLSYLNIILKTDVRGTLEALLAALNELSTDEVKVKVISSGVGPIAESDVTLAESSEAVLLGFNVRADNAAKRKADEAGIDIRYYSVIYGLIDDVKAAMSGMLSPEHREKILGIAEVRDVFRSSKFGAAAGCMVVEGTIYRNKSIRVLRDDKVVFTGNLQSLRRYKDDVNEVRSGMECGLAVRGYDVEVGDKIEVFEIQEIQRTI; this comes from the coding sequence ATGGCAGATAAGACCGTCAAAGAATTAGCAGACATGGTAAGCAAGACAGTCAGTGCAGTACAAAAGCAACTGACTGATGCTGGGCTGCCTGCTCGTGGCGAGGATGACCTGGTCACCGAGCTTGAGCAAGAACAGTTAGTAGCATACTTAAAACAATCGCATGGACAAAAAGAGAAGCGTCGTATTAGCTTGAAATCTAAAACGACCAGTACCGCTCGTGTGACCGGCTCATCGGGCAAGTCTAAGAGCGTTAATGTAGAAGTGCGTAAGAAAAAAGTATTTGAAAAGCCAGACCCTACCAAACTGGCTGAAGAAATTGCCGCTCGTGAAAAAGCAGCCGCAGAAGCGAAACAACGCGCTGAGGAAGAAGCTAAAAAACGTGAGCAAGCTAAAAAAGAAGCAGAAGAACGTCAAGCAGCAACGCTGGCGGCTATGCGTGCTAACTTAGGTGGTGGCTCATCCTCAGGTGATACAAAAGAGGAAGTGTCGACTGTTGTTGTCAAAAAAGGCAGCAAAGCCGCTGCAGCAGCAAAAGAAGCGCCGAAGAAAAAAGTGGCACCGACTAAGCCAAAAGTTGAAACTGAAGCGGAGCGTAAAGCTCGCGAAGCTCGCGAAGCTGAAGAAGAACGCTTACGTCAAATTGAAGCTGAAACCCGCCGTAAACAAGCAGAAGAAGCTCAGAAGAAAACACTTGAGCAAATGCGCAAAATGGCAGGTAAGTACGAAGATAAAGAGCCTGTTGCTGAAGTGCGTAAAGACGAACCATTGGCCGAAGGTCTGGTTGGTGAAGCACTAGAAGAATCTTTTGAAAAAGAACGTCGCGAAATTAAGCGTGGTTCTTCAGGCACCGCAACACGTGGTCGCCGTCGTAAAGGCCAGGAAGAGCGCGAAATTCGTAACCGAAAACATGGTCTAAAATCAACACAAGCCTCTCAGCATAAGTTTGAAAAACCAGTTGAGAAAATTGTGCATGATGTTGAAATCCCAGAACATATCGTTGTTTCAGATCTGGCTCAGCGCATGGCAGTTAAAGCACGTGAAGTGACTAAACTGTTAATGAAAATGGGCGAGATTGTCAGTGCTGATGAAGCAATCGACCAAGCAACGGCCAGCTTAATCGTTGAAGAGATGGGTCACAACCCTGTACCGGTTAGCGATACTAAAGTTGAAGACGACTTACAAGAAGCGGTAGAAGAGCGCCGCAGTAATGTTCAAGCGCGTCCGCCAGTAGTGACTATTATGGGTCACGTTGACCATGGTAAGACCTCACTACTTGATAAGATTCGTGAGACCAAAGTGGCAACCGGTGAAGCCGGCGGTATTACTCAGCACATTGGTGCTTACCATGTGAAAACTGAGCGTGGCGTGATTACATTCCTAGATACCCCAGGTCACGCAGCGTTTACCGCAATGCGTTCACGTGGTGCTCAGGCGACTGATATCGTAGTGTTAGTGGTTGCTGCTGATGATGGTATGATGCCACAAACTGAAGAAGCGATCGATCACGCTCGTGCATCAGGTACACCAATCATTGTTGCTATCAACAAGATGGATAAGAGCACAGCCGATCCTGACCGTGTATTAAATGACCTAACCACTAAAGAAGTAGTTACCGAAGAGTGGGGCGGTGATACGCCAGTTGCTAAGATCTCTGCTAAGACCGGTGAAGGTATTGATGAGCTATTAGAGCTAATCAACTTACAAGCTGAGCTTATGGAGCTTGAAGCGCCAACTGACGGTGCTGCTCAAGGTGTGGTTATTGAATCACGTCTAGAAAAAGGCCGTGGTGCTGTTGCTAGCCTATTAGTTAAGAAAGGTACTCTGAACCAAGGTGACTTAGTACTGGCCGGTGAATTCTACGGTAAAGTACGTGCTATGAATGATGAGACAGGCAAACGTATTAAGTCAGCCGGTCCATCTATCCCAGTTGAGATCTTAGGTCTTCCTGATACCCCAGCGTCTGGTAGCGAATTCTTAGTGGTTTCTGATGAGAAGAAAGCACGTGAAGTTGCTGAGTTCCGCGCCAATCGTGAGCGTGAGCAACAGCTTGAGCGTCAGAACAAGATGCGCCTAGAGTCTATGTTCGAGCAGATGGGTCAAGACGACTTGTCTTACTTGAACATCATCTTAAAAACAGACGTTCGTGGTACGCTAGAAGCGTTATTGGCTGCCCTAAATGAGCTGTCAACTGATGAAGTAAAAGTAAAAGTCATCAGCTCAGGTGTGGGTCCAATTGCAGAGTCAGACGTGACTTTAGCCGAATCAAGCGAAGCTGTGCTACTAGGCTTTAACGTTCGTGCAGACAATGCTGCCAAACGTAAAGCAGATGAAGCCGGTATCGATATTCGCTATTACAGCGTTATCTATGGCCTAATCGATGATGTGAAAGCGGCAATGAGTGGTATGTTGTCACCTGAACATCGCGAGAAGATCTTGGGTATTGCTGAAGTACGTGATGTATTCCGCTCAAGTAAGTTTGGTGCAGCTGCCGGTTGTATGGTGGTTGAAGGCACAATCTATCGCAACAAGTCTATCCGTGTACTACGTGATGACAAAGTTGTGTTCACCGGTAACTTACAATCACTACGTCGCTATAAAGACGATGTGAACGAAGTAAGATCTGGTATGGAATGTGGTCTGGCCGTTCGTGGCTATGACGTTGAAGTTGGCGATAA